A genomic window from Bubalus bubalis isolate 160015118507 breed Murrah chromosome X, NDDB_SH_1, whole genome shotgun sequence includes:
- the LOC112582916 gene encoding uncharacterized protein CXorf49 homolog, protein MSSSDDEELVCGPDFGSECGEQTSGLEAGSTAPRGPGPDPGPEPGAPRSGEGEGGDGFPDPEGFESEREVLEAGGPVLLGCEGRPGSPADDTGYALQLSDESLQAIVRQLADLDLRGILRHMSPESQAVGHVSALLDVEACLGSRGAAAQRCGEAARAEASPLRVGRPRTGRVWGNPKRSTKSRLNVAVDRPWPPSVSPARLFSDSESSDECSEIQPMRVSMYPKDGGQAKLNSPKDPGDTPRHSKVQGRENLPNLPGICLSSAPRGLISVVERQGKQGDAEQEDISPPKKMQSVLGGKGGSLPSYPGVAAAAATAAAATGRLPRPSPRRKRVQEEKSLGAVSKPALGRTFPSWGRGISATPLAPATLPPISGIPLRGRSQKYALVPGGAKESKHTGARKKSVARRARESVAATAVSGEDNDPNRDPATKGQLTTDRPWPSCPRVHHGEPSTANLSIRGGQDSGNSERMAMNKGEVMPGGPGPSGDQKPADHHPRPKRQQQPPGRHGCPRCLVLEKEIDDLKKQLASLQHLAEKFRIP, encoded by the exons ATGAGCTCCTCGGATGATGAGGAGCTTGTTTGCGGACCGGATTTTGGCTCAGAGTGCGGGGAGCAGACCAGCGGCCTTGAGGCCGGCTCCACAGCCCCGCGGGGACCCGGCCCCGACCCCGGCCCCGAGCCGGGGGCACCGCGAAGCGGCGAGGGTGAGGGCGGGGATGGCTTCCCAGACCCTGAGGGCTTCGAGTCAGAGCGGGAGGTGCTGGAAGCGGGAGGGCCGGTGCTGTTGGGCTGCGAAGGCCGACCTGGCTCCCCGGCCGACGACACAGGGTACGCCCTGCAGCTATCTGACGAGTCATTGCAGGCCATCGTGCGGCAGCTGGCCGACCTGGACTTGCGGGGCATCCTCAGACACATGTCCCCGGAGAGCCAGGCGGTCGGCCACGTGTCTGCCTTGCTGGACGTGGAGGCGTGTCTCGGCAGTCGAGGCGCAGCCGCCCAGAGGTGTGGGGAAGCGGCACGGGCTGAGGCCAGCCCTCTCCGGGTCGGCAGGCCCAGGACGGGCCGGGTCTGGGGGAACCCTAAGAGAAGCACTAAGAGTAGGTTGAACGTGGCTGTGGATCGCCCGTGGCCCCCCTCAGTAAGCCCAGCCAGGCTGTTCTCCGACTCCGAGTCCTCTGATGAGTGCAGTGAGATACAGCCTATGAGGGTGAGCATGTATCCCAAAGACGGAGGCCAGGCCAAGCTGaacagccccaaggatcctgggGACACACCCAGACACTCGAAAGTCCAAGGCAGGGAGAATCTCCCTAACTTGCCAGGCATTTGCCTGTCCTCGGCTCCGCGAGGATTGATTTCGGTTGTGGAAAGGCAGGGCAAGCAGGGCGATGCAGAGCAGGAGGACATCTCACCTCCTAAGAAAATGCAGAGCGTACTCGGGGGGAAGGGGGGCAGCCTGCCCAGCTACCCgggagtagcagcagcagcagctactgcaGCTGCCGCTACAGGCAGGCTGCCGCGGCCCAGTCCTAGGAGGAAGAGGGTCCAGGAGGAGAAATCCCTTGGGGCCGTCTCCAAACCTGCCCTGGGGAGAACCTTCCCTTCCTGGGGACGGGGAATCTCGGCCACTCCCCTGGCTCCGGCCACCTTACCCCCAATCTCCGGCATCCCGCTGCGTGGGAGGTCCCAGAAGTATGCCTTGGTCCCTGGGGGAGCCAAAGAGTCCAAGCACACCGGCGCCAGGAAGAAATCCGTGGCTAGGCGGGCCCGGGAGTCGGTGGCAGCAACGGCGGTGTCAGGAGAAGACAACGACCCAAATAGAGACCCAGCCACAAAGGGCCAA CTGACCACTGACAGGCCGTGGCCATCTTGTCCACGGGTGCATCATGGAGAACCCAGCACCGCCAACCTCAGCATCAGAGGCGGGCAGGATTCAGGAAACTCAGAGCGCATGGCCATGAACAAGGGAGAAGTCATGCCCGGAGGGCCTGGCCCCTCAG GTGACCAGAAACCAGCTGACCATCACCCAAGACCGAAAAGGCAGCAGCAGCCACCCGGAAGGCACGGCTGTCCTCGG TGTCTGGTGCTAGAGAAAGAAATAGACGACCTTAAGAAGCAACTTG CCTCCTTGCAGCACCTGGCTGAGAAGTTCCGGATCCCTTGA